A window from Neodiprion fabricii isolate iyNeoFabr1 chromosome 2, iyNeoFabr1.1, whole genome shotgun sequence encodes these proteins:
- the LOC124175635 gene encoding carboxypeptidase B-like, which yields MRLLLVLLFAGLALANPAQEYLPSLEGAKVYHATIESEDKLSAIIPYREKQGYEILKYGQVLGDEVHIFVTADNVDAFESFLLENNIRYSVATDNVQRAVDEEAARQRNASAIRSNGRLSFTAYPRYDAVVDFLRQAASDRSDIASLLNLGLSEEGRIIYGLKISSGGTNKPAVLVEGALHSREWITVSSVAYFINEFIENANNTDLFQSIDWYFIPVLNPDGYEYTHTNYRLWRKTRKVNPGSSCRGVDGNRNFGHYWMEIGASQNPCDDTYAGPEAFSEVETQVLRDFVLANADTIKLYLSYHSYGNYFLYPWGYTTDLPDNDQELRDLAQAADDAQATVRGTRYIIGSIATALYYAAGGSSDWVKAGGGVELSYTVELQGGGLFGFDIPASEIIPVGQESFLGLRVFGEYIATKYGSTK from the exons ATGCGTTTGCTACTCGTACTGCTCTTCGCGGGCCTGGCCCTAGCCAATCCAGCTCAGGAATACCTGCCCTCCCTCGAAGG CGCCAAAGTGTACCACGCCACGATAGAATCAGAGGATAAACTTTCGGCGATCATCCCTTACCGTGAGAAACAAGGATATGAAATCCTCAAATACGGTCAAGTTCTGGGCGACGAGGTTCACATTTTTGTCACCGCCGACAACGTCGACGCTTTCGAAAGCTTTTTGCTGGAGAATAACATCCGCTACTCAGTCGCAACTGACAACGTTCAACGAGCCGTCGACGAGGAGGCAGCACGTCAGCGTAACGCCTCGGCGATTCGCTCGAATGGTCGTCTCTCCTTCACGGCCTACCCGCGTTACGACGCC GTCGTTGACTTCTTGAGGCAAGCAGCCTCTGATCGCAGTGACATCGCGAGTCTCCTAAATCTTGGCCTCTCGGAAGAGGGCCGGATAATCtacggtttgaaaatttcctctGGAGGTACGAACAAGCCGGCTGTACTTGTCGAAGGCGCTCTTCACTCTCGCGAATGGATCACAGTTTCCAGCGTTGCATACTTTATCAACGAGTTCATAGAGAACGCCAACAACACTGACTTGTTCCAGAGTATCGACTGGTACTTCATCCCCGTGCTGAACCCCGATGGTTACGAATACACTCACACCAAT TATCGCCTTTGGAGAAAAACACGCAAAGTTAATCCAGGCAGTAGCTGTCGCGGCGTCGACGGTAACAGAAATTTCGGTCATTACTGGATGG AAATTGGTGCATCCCAAAATCCGTGCGACGATACGTACGCTGGACCAGAAGCCTTCTCTGAAGTGGAAACGCAAGTTCTTCGCGACTTCGTTTTGGCCAATGCTGACACGATCAAGCTATACCTATCCTATCATTCCTATGGCAAT tATTTCCTTTATCCTTGGGGATATACCACAGACCTTCCCGACAACGACCAAGAACTG CGTGATCTAGCCCAAGCCGCCGACGATGCCCAAGCTACCGTACGCGGAACACGTTACATCATTGGCTCAATCGCCACTGCTTTGT ATTATGCTGCCGGTGGCAGTAGTGACTGGGTGAAGGCCGGCGGTGGTGTCGAACTGTCCTACACCGTTGAATTACAAGGTGGAGGATTATTTGGCTTTGATATTCCCGCCTCCGAGATCATCCCTGTGGGTCAGGAATCTTTCCTTGGTCTTCGAGTGTTCGGTGAATACATTGCGACGAAATATGGTTCAACGAAATGA